The following nucleotide sequence is from Lytechinus pictus isolate F3 Inbred chromosome 10, Lp3.0, whole genome shotgun sequence.
AATTGAAGGCGGTATGAAATGGTATATCttgtgtttattttgaaaagtggggTAGGCCCTATATCTCAACCTTGATAATACTCGTAAGAGTCGCTATGTTTGTTAACCTAATATAAGCTGTTAGTCCTAGTTCAAGGGTCTATTCTTGTCATTTGTGGTCTGGCAAACAGGATGATCTATGACTCACGTGGTTCGTTTTTCCCCCACAGACACTTTATCATAGACTTCAACTCAGACTCTGTTTTTTAATTCTTCTAAGACGCTACGAATTTATCATGGAAAATCCTTTCAAAGAAGATTAGAATACATATATagatgatagatagatagataggatgggtgggtggatggatggatggatggataaatagatagatagatatagataaatttttattttcacgcggtaaaaataaacagatacactGTACACTCTGATTGGGGCCGTGACGTGGAAAATGCACAATTTAAAATATACCATGCAgttaaaataatacataaattaCATCGAAATCATAATAACAATTCGTACAAAAGAATATGTCAGTCACATCGACTGTCTGTTTGCATAACGAAAAATATACTACACAGATTTGACGGAAGACTAGGAGAATCGAGCTCTGTGTATGACCGAATCACCTTCGACCAATCAAACATCACTCCAAGTCGAATTGGCGCCTGTAGTAGCCTCAGCGAGATACAAAATAATACCAACCATTCTCTAATTATGTCTACTCAACCGCGGTATCACTTCGTGGGCTTTCGCGATGCATCGGACGGTAAAGTTAAGCTTCAATGAGTCAAAATAACCAGAAGTGACCATTATAATGATATTCTGGTTCTGGGAATAGAGTCGGTCAAGCTGCTGGTCATTTTTATCAGTCAGTTGTTGTGCGATGTTCCGGTAAGAGAGAACCCATTCATTATTATATATGGGGCAGCGGCACAGCTAATTCACGGACATATCTGGATATTAAATAGGGCCTATATTAAGTTGTCTAACTCTATCTTCTTaacaaatttgtttatatacaGCGCTATGGATCACTTTTGAAATGATTCCAACATTTTGAGTGTCACCATAATAGTTGTGAACATAGAATACATCTACTTAACTGCGTGTTTATCTACCAGCATTATTTTTGTACTTAGAACCCCGCTTAGAACCCTGGAATAGGAACTTACGGAGAAATATCAAAACACTGCATGTCATTGCTCATACTTTACTGTTATCCAACCATTGGAGAGTCAACAACTGTGTTATGGTGTGAGAACAGTCTGCTCCAAATCCCAGGTATAGGAGTTTTGGAATTCCTACATATCCGGTTGACTGGGTTTACAGAAGAGAGCAACTATTTTCTATAGTACAACGACCAGCTCAAACAATATTTAAAGTTCAGACAGGCTGTATACCGTGTACGTGGTGTATTGGAGTGAATCCTGTTTAATGTAGCAGTACTGCACCAGAAACATTTAAGTTCAATATTCATGCTGGAGATATTTGCAGTGTAATTGAGCTACGGGAGTTCTATGGTCTGTTAGCAGGAGTTTAATCACGCTgtgatatattataatatatatatattgtgtaaaCATCTGGTGCAAACATCGAGAAACAACTTCTTGGTACAACGAAGCTAGAAAAGCTGTTTTGATATTATCATCAAGGAAATGCTAGTCAGAAATCAAAAGGGAAATTGAATCGCTGATCTTCCCTTTTTTTGTCTAAATGAATCAAAGCCATACCATTGCTTCTTGTAGCGAGGGACACTGAATTATGATCAGGTTGACGACGATGGAATATGTTTAGCTTTCACGTTGATAAACATTGGAATTTCGAATCTCCCTACTGATTGGGATATATTAGCTTATGTAGAGCGCATCCAGGTGTCAGTGGGAGAGaggttttcttcattttgtcaagtgatttttttttgtgataatcCTTGAAAATAGGAATCCTCTGTCAAAAAGATGATATAGTCTAGCTTTACTTACTGATTGATTGTgacgccgcccccccccccccccattccacCGAGAATAAACAGAGTACAGTATACCTCTATGCGGATTTTAACGTTTATCCGACATTATAATGAGCTTCGATTAATGCAGTCATCATCCTCATTTTCTAAATGGGATTTTGTCATGCCTTTCCGCAATTTCGCTAATAAGAATTGAGGACTGTGATTTACTCATTGAGTTAATGAACTTCGACAGTCTAGCTATTGGTAAAGCGATTTATTCTTAGCTGCTCATATAGGAAGGAAAAGACTAAGATTTATGGTAACAGTGAGGAGGATATTCATCCCATTCATTTGATAAGTCGATTGGATTTATGAACCATTATTGATCGAAAGACAATCGACATGGAAGCTAACAAGGATATCAAATGTGTGATCGTTGGAGATGGGTAAgatttctttgtctttcaaGGTTGGCTTTCCTTTCCGAGTAAAAATAGTGCTTTAATCCTTTTcgagtaaaaaaaatgtgcggTGTTGCATATttccccttctcctcctccaccctcattttcctcctcctccgtcttctttttcttcttctactttttcttcttctccttcctcttattcttcttcttcttcttcttctccttcctcttcttcttcttctccttcttctccttcatcttcttcttcttcttctttttcttcctcctcctcttcctccctcACATTCTTCCACTCCCTCTTCCTACTTTGACATCATTATTGTGGTTATTGAgaccaatcatttttttaaatatattttgcacaCGAGGGAAACGAAAGTCTGCATAAACCACTTTACATTATTCCTTATGAGTTATGGCTGTGTGAGAATACTCCCAATTAGGTCCATAATCACTTGGCTGTGCCATATTGGAGTACTAGATAATGTGCTCATgtgaggaaggggggggggcaagatatAATAGTCAACGACTAAAtattccaccaccaccaccccccccctcctgaatCTAATTTAAATCATGTGATTTATATTATTGCAGACGACCCTGTTTATATTGATTGATGCGTCAAAGTctttaattttattgacaatccaCAACAATGTGTCATTTCATTCATATCATGATAGGCGGAATGGAAATTAATCGATTTGGAGTTAAACTGTCTAAATCATTCATCCTTTTTAGGTTACtaatattgatgaaaatgtcTAATTTGGAAACAGcgatgttttgtatttttatattagcCAAATCAAAATGGTTTGAGGGGCTATGACGCTGATATAGTGCACACATAACTCATGTAATTATCGTCATGAAAGTAAGATTAAACGAAATCAATAGAATTAAATGGATCATGTGCTCCCTAAACAAATTGATTCACATTTTCAGCTTGTGTCACTGAGTGCAATGCGTTTTGCcttgcataattatgttttggtAATATTTATTAGCAAACATGGTCCGGAGAGTGACGGGGGGTGTTCTCTCTTATGTGCCCCCCatgcacacccacacacacaccctaaaCACTTTCGAATAATGATTACCTTTGCCTTTACCTTGATCtgaaaaaatgtgaaagaaACTACCAATTTCTAGGAGGCAAAATATAACATCAAGACATTTTTTGCCCCATCTTTTATGAAATCCTTGGTCTGCCCCAAAagattataggcctactgttaaCCTGTTTTTGAAGTTCACTCGAGAATTCAAgggactctctctctctctcactcgaTACATCATGATATAGAGCATCGCAATATATCGAATGGGATTGCTAAGACTTTAATGTACTTTGAATGTTCATGGGAAAAGCCTTTTACCCAGGAACTGATGCCCTGGCACTTATATAAGCCCGATATCATAATGTATACCTTTAATGTACAGGCCATAAAAGTTTGATGAAGTGTTCACTTCCTGCTTCAGTGTACTTATGTTGTTTTTCTGACCTATTTTATAAAATTCATATCTTCACTTTCAGTTTAAAGTGAGCAGAAATTccagaaaaaacaataaaattcgaAGTTTTACTATTTaattatatattcttttattttaattttattttctttatttctattatcatttattttgttttggtgTGTGCATGTGTGGGGGGATTTCCCCCCGTTTCTGATAATAGCAGGGGTGACTCCATAATATtttgatgtggggggggggcgacttAAAGATGACCtcgtattttttattaattaaataaCAATGGTATAGACACTATATCACTATTCTTccgttttcttcctcttttttatgAATCCcatccttctttcttcttcttttcctcttttcttcttcttcttcttcagaaTTTATTCCAGAAATCTAGCATTTTACTCCCGCACCCCATTCcccacattttttctttctttctttcatatcaTTATTTGGTTCGTTAAATACGCACGAGTTATTGTGGTCATGCTCAATCTAATATAGCCTCGCAGTACCATACATACAAGCGACTGAATAAGCTCGATTGTGCTTGGTAACACTTCCAGTGATAGAAAATCACAGGCTCTAACTCTCTGAAAGGTCAAAGAAACATAATTACCAGGTGAATTTGTGGGCCCTACTCCCTTCCATCATCAGTTAACCCTTTTTTTATATCCTTTCAATCGGCAAGACTCATTGGTCACACATAACAATATCCTCCCAGACGCTACGTTTGAAAATACGACAGATTGATGAGACCGGAGGACCTCAAAGATTGTCTCACTGGTCGGTAGAGGAGGTCATTACAGGAGTCTAGACAGATTAGgagggcatttcatgaaacaaacagtcaatgattttacaaacatatgttataagctactgcaaaCCCTTGGAtctgatttattcatttattgagaGCAAGTTTGTCAGTGAAAACCACTAAAACGATTCATCATGATCCACTGGATTCTTTGTTTTCAGTATACAAGATTACTTATCTGTTCATTTATTTCCTTTAGTCGTCTATCATTTTCAATAAGGAGGGCATCTGCCATCTTCCAATTCACTGGCGTAGAGATGGGGGTCTTGGGGCGCCCCTCAAATTTGTCACGAccatgaaaaaaaggagaaaaggtaGAAAGGtgacattttctgaatattcttGTCAAAATCTAGCTGTCACAAAATTGTtttgcatgaaaagaaaattgggCAGTCTTCCACCCCACAACCACTACCAGTACGTCAGTGTCACTGTTAATAACTTTATACGATTCCGATTATACCGTTTTTATTCTCATTTCAGATTCGTTGGTAAAACATGTCTGCTGATTTCTTTCACTACCAATCGTTTTCCAGGGGAATATGCTCCAACTGTGTGAGTATACGCTGATCCAGCCAAGGACATCTAATTACTTGGCAGGCGAGACCTTAATAAGCATTAacgtatattattataattactgcCAAATAAATGTCACGCTACTGTGATTACAGACAATTTAAATCGACTGGAATACTGTACTATGCAGAAATATTGCAATGACTGGTAAACGCATAACAATGTTAAAAGCAAACTCATTGGGCTAagttatatttaaaattttcgTAATGTGTGGTGTGATTTGAAAATCTTCCAAACGTATACGTTGCAACAATAATTATGCgaagtaataaataaagaaaaactgcACCCACATTCAAAAGGATTCGTTAACCCTTCATAAGTGTAATTTTTTGCCGAAATTAAGGGTTGCCTAAATGAGGTTCACTTGTTTTGAGCACATATGCCACGAAACGCTAGGAAGAAATATCTAGTAAAAAAATAGGGATTCTTTCATCCCACAAACCATCATGTTTAACGATTTTTCGGTGAAAAGGGGTTCTCCGGAATACACAATCGGCATATGTCagaagctccccccccccacacacacacaccatcagCCATTGTATTGAGACAACATAATAGTAACTGCATATGACAGTTCATTAGTACCAGGTTAATCAGTAAGAAAGAAATGGCAATGAACACATTCAATGATACTAAACAAGAATTTTGAATGGATTTGCCTTTTAACGTAATTGCATGAATGTTATTCCATTTATAACATGTTTAACTTGGTCTGTGCGCACAGAATGTCAACATTTGACGGCTAATTAGCACAACCTTTTACTTTTGAATTTGCATTATTTCTTAACCACGGGGGTTGTATACCTAGCTCAATTAATAAATTGATCGTCAATATGATTCACACTGTAATATAGTCTGAATGATACCTTATATATAGTACcattatatttcaaattcataCAGCACCTAAAGatagccccaccccccccccccccataaattcacaaaattattgattaaaaaagcTTATGATAgtgaaactatttttttctttttgtaattgtttttgctggctaaaatttaatattttccaCCATGAAAGTGGGGTTTCTCAGTATAGTATGGATAATAGTTCAGGGGATAAAAAGACTATAGTTACGGTTATCATGCGAAACGATTATATTTAATGAGGTATATATAAAAAGAGCGCGAAAGAGAGGGAAGGGAAGCAGGGGCGGATCTGGTTTCTGCCATTGGGTGGGGcggaaaatattttcttgtaatttttcCCCTGATCGGCTGCTCAGAGCTAAACAGTTTTTGATGGGGTAGTCCTTGGACTGAATTTTATATACAGTTTAGCTTTGTTGTTAAAATACAAATGTATATGATAAGGCCTATacataaatgcgagcgcgagctaaaatcTGTGgaaattttattcaatatttagaCATGAACAAGAACAACAAGACATGAACAACATGAGCAGttgattattactattattattgatattttacttTATGTTTGGTGGTATATATTTTTGCTAGAACATAATTTTGAACACACACCTTAAACAACATCCCCCGACCCAAATTCAAAGTGAATGTACATAGAGTTTATATGCGACAGATGCATTCAAGAGTGAGGGTGTGTATACTCTGATGACCAATCTCGTCTTATCACCTACATGGATGGGTGGTTCTAAGAACAATATCGTGATGAATTCATGCAGGAAATTGAATGGAGGATGCTGCTTCTAAAAATTGACAGTTCTTAAAGGGGCCATCTCCCTGTATTACTGTCGTacagaccaagaaaaaaagacgaaaggaaagaaggacaagatgtatattttctgaatacaatGTCCTAATATATCACGGagttagattttcattttaaaaagtaattatttgctagctcgcttcgctcgctcgggccttttgatatattttacctGTAAATAGATCGCATTTTTCACACAATGATAACATGTGTTTGAGAAaatattctctttcattttatctgGCAAGGAATTCAAacttaataatgatatttattggcaccaaaatttaaatttttacgTAGCGCCCAATTCAAGAAGTAAGAGTGGAGACCGGGAGGGATTTATGACTACTTCTAaaggcagtggcgtaatgatTACAAATATTCAAAGGACCAcagcatagcaaaatttatttgaaaaaaaagttacatgCGAGCGAAACGAGCAAGCAAAATTGTgggtattttatttttcaattaatggaaattcaattttatgatagatttttacCTAGTAATCTAAcaaaaataatggaatgtcatatttcatttttaaagattcATTGTTATTCCCTTTCTccgtattttcttttcttggtctTGAAACTTTTTTAGGGAGAGGCATTTCATCCACCTTCCTTCCTATCTGTATGACAGTGTCCAAACGTATGATTTTCCAGGTGTGAGATATGATTTAGTACGTATTTATAGTGTAAAAAGTAAACTAAGAAGTAAActaataaactattttttgccCCTTTATGATATGTGTCCTTATTTGAgtttaaataattttataaaacgTCCCGAATCTAAGTCATAAAAAAGTTAACACTAATGTTTCTCCTCGTAGATTCGATCATTATGCAATGAAGACTGTGGTAGATGAAACTCGGGTATCATTGAGTCTATGGGATACAGCGGGACAGGATACCTATGCACAGGTCAGACCACTATCATATGCAAATGCGGTAAGTAGTAAAAATTATGTCCTTTCTGATGTCATAATTACCCCAAGGAATTACCATTACAccacttctctctctccctttccttctctctacccccccccccccattctttATGATATTCTTCCTCTCTTTATTATTTATCCTCTCAACAGCACGAAACGAGAGATTGATGAAACATTATTGTATTAATGGTTAATGGAAAGAAATGCGGTATCATGCGTGTGTTGTCATGGAAACCTAGATTTAAATGATAGGATTCTAAAAATACCATTATCTAAGCAGTAAAGTGCTGCATGGTATCTCCTTTGATCTCGTAAAGTTGcgcttttttccccttttaatgaaaatatacgTAGTTCTCATCACTACCAATTTACATAATAATCACATGACATCTTTATTTAATGTATAACTAGCCTGGCGGAACAAGTGTCCATTATTCTGATTTGgatcttgtttttattttgtcaaaaaaatacAGTATCTTCAccacacaaaatatattatatttatttagaaatttaTGGTTTGATAAAACCTGACCTAGATGGACATTAAGACCGATTCTCGTTGCCTGATTCCTATATAAGGATTCAAATGCATTGATAATTATTACCAATTTTCCATCGATTCCTTTAATAATAATCAGTACAGATACTAATTGATGATAGCGGTTGGCCAGTAGGCTGTTAaaggtgttgatgatgatgatgatggtggtggtggtggtgctggtggtggtgataagtggtagtggtggtggtgatggtgatggtgatgatgatgatgatgatggtggtggtggtgatggtggtggtgatgatgatggtggtggtggtggtgatggtgatggtggtggtggtggtgatgatggtggtggtggtgattagtggtagtggtggtggtggtggtgatgatgatgatgatgatgatgatggttgttgTGGCGatggtggtgattgtgatgatggtatGGAGGATCATATATCATCATGGTATAGTGTCATTATGGTAAATAACATCAATTTATCAtggttttcattattattgtattcatcatcaacaccaccgccaccatcatcttcatctgcTCGTCATATTATGTCGTTGTTTCTGTTGTTGATTTTTTGACGTTGTTGCTGCCGATGCTgtagttatcattattttttgtttatgatattcgATAGTTTTGGGGTTTTATCAAGGCTTCGAATCGATTTTGCCCAGCACACTTTGAGGACATGTCGAGTTACAGAATGAAACAGTGAAATTGAAGCTATTTCCCCGCcaaaattgttgattttcacTAATAAATTTGAGTCGCGATTTATTCACCCGAAACATTCTCGGAGAACATCAATGAAAATTGGCCTTATTTCCCTTGATAGATATCTCTATACCTCCCTATAATATGACCACTTTGTGAACTCCATTATCCCCCAGAAATGATGGATTTGCAACCATAATCGCTAATAAATGAGTTTATCACAGGTACTCAACCTTAAAGTGATCATCTTTCACGACTGTGTATATTTTTGACCAGTAGGCATTCAGATGAAAAGATAATGAGCCATACAGTCATATCAAACCTCGTATCAAGGTTTCTGAATTCCGATTAATGGACTTTATCTCCGCTCATAAActtgcattttttattattcaaaatggCGACTGAAACGATTGTCCGAATATACCGTTTAGGTATTCACATAATGTCATTTTTCGTGGTATTGAAGTTCATTTATGGCTTTCGCTGGAAGAATTGAGGCCTAAAAAAAGGTCCCATCCTTTGATCCAAAGGCGCCAGACCGTCACTTGGATCGTTTTCaaaggcacccccccccccttgagcaTAGCTGGTGACAATGCCGTAATCCAAATATTGCCAAGAGATGTTAGGGGGCCCTCCTTTCATGCCCCTCCCTTTAAAGAAGTCTGGATCTGCCCGTAATGGAATAGGGATTATTACGAAGTGCATAGgctttattcaaatatttctaCGATGACGCAAAACACATAAAACATATTTGTTTCACGAtcagaattgaaatttaatcgAGCTGTAAGCTTGATTATGTGTAATGCCGTGTCATACAATCATAAATTTATCTCGAATATTGAACGGGTATTATTAATGGGtcggttttcttttttaattgaacTGCTAATGGGTTTTCTAGATGATGAAATCACCATGACAAAACTTTGTGTATCCATATAGGACCTCTTAAATTGTCAAACTAAATTTGTACAAATGATATTCATAAAGTAAACGTTGTGTAAGCTTGCTTACCAAATTATTGTAACTTAGTATTCTCCAATCGtgtaaatgattttaaaacCACATTAACTTATTGTGTTTTTAAGATTTTTATATCCTGAATATTTTACCAAtgcttttttgttattttattttatctttatcaataactttcttttcaatttccatGTGAAAGGTTTTAATtgttaatgtattttatatcatttatattgGAATTGAGACCTTGTCAAATGTGCAGTGTTTACTGCATACAATGTCTTTTTGatagaccatgaattgaattctttccttttttaggACGTATTTTTGGTCTGTTTTTCAACGGTGAACATGGACTCACGTGACAATGTCTCATTGAAATGGGTACCTGAGGTTCGTCAACACCAGCCAAACACACCAATCATCATCGTCGG
It contains:
- the LOC129269548 gene encoding ras-related C3 botulinum toxin substrate 1-like isoform X1, producing MEANKDIKCVIVGDGFVGKTCLLISFTTNRFPGEYAPTVFDHYAMKTVVDETRVSLSLWDTAGQDTYAQVRPLSYANADVFLVCFSTVNMDSRDNVSLKWVPEVRQHQPNTPIIIVGTKIDLRDDRETIDALQKQKHKPVTFEEGVQISKSVMALAYTECSAKNQDGVIEVFNQAVRASLNPNIFKKKKKRCTLL
- the LOC129269548 gene encoding ras-related C3 botulinum toxin substrate 1-like isoform X2; the encoded protein is MFRFVGKTCLLISFTTNRFPGEYAPTVFDHYAMKTVVDETRVSLSLWDTAGQDTYAQVRPLSYANADVFLVCFSTVNMDSRDNVSLKWVPEVRQHQPNTPIIIVGTKIDLRDDRETIDALQKQKHKPVTFEEGVQISKSVMALAYTECSAKNQDGVIEVFNQAVRASLNPNIFKKKKKRCTLL